The DNA sequence CGGGCGCTGGTGTCGGACCGCTACGTCGAGCGGCGCGGGCGGGCGCTGGGTGTGTTTGCCGCTGGCACCGACGTCGGCGGCCTCCTCGCCTCTGGCGTCGCGGTGGTCGTCCTGTCGTCGGCGACGTGGCACGCGCCGTTCGTTCCCATCGCCGTCGCGCTCGGCCTCGTGACCCTGCTGTTCGTGCGGTGGACCGACGAGCCGTATCGGGTCGAGCGCACCGACCTCGAACTCGCGACGACGGTCCGGCGGCTCGTCGCCTCCAGCGGCCAGCGCCGGACGCTCGTCGCGTACGCCCTGTTTTATTTCATGGTCGGCGGCTTCATCACCTTCTTCCCGACGTATCTCGCGGGGGCGAAGGGGTTCTCCGCGAGCCTCGCCTCGGTGGCGTTCGCCGTCGTCTTCGCCGTCGGATTCGGTGTCAAGCCCCTCGCGGGCGACCTCTCGGATCGCTTCCGACGGCAGGACGTCGCCGCCGCCGGACTCGGCGTGGCGGCGCTGGCGCTCGTGACGCTCGTCTTCGTCGAGTCCACCGTCCTGACCTGGGTGACCACGCTCGTCCTCGCCATCGGCTACAAGACGCAGTTCCCGCTCGCGGACGCCATCGTGATGGACGCAGCACCCGACGGCGGGATGGGTGCGGACCTCGGCGCGGCGCGAGCGCTCTTCCTCGCGGCGAGCGCCGTCGGCCCCGCCTACGTCGGTATCGTCGCGACGTACGCGGGCTACGCCGTCGCGTTCGGGAGCCTCGCGGGGTGTCTCCTCGTGGCGGCGCTGCTCGTGTGGCGGTGAGGACGAGACGGCCGGCGGGAGGTGCTCCGGCGAGCGGTGCTTCGACGAGCGGCGCTTCAGTGGGGTGACCCGCCCCGGTCAGTGGGTCAGCGGGTGCCACTCCGTCTCGCCCTTCTCGCGCTCGAGCCGACAGCCGTCGCCACACTGCGGACAGGTGAAGAGTCGGTACTCGACGTGCGGGCTGAACAGCCCGCCCGTCCGTCGCGTCCCGGAGATGAACAGCTCCATCTCGGCCCCACAGTCGCACAGAGGAGCGCCGTGTTCCCCCAGTTCGACCTCCTCCGAGGTGTGAATCTGGGCCATATGGTA is a window from the Salinigranum halophilum genome containing:
- a CDS encoding MFS transporter, with the protein product MLMTLSVGWAVLQAGRFVLSPLLPTIITDLGITEATAGLAFTALGGVYAVAQYPSGRLSDRWTRTTLIVPGLGVLVGGFLLYGVAASYLLFVVACVVVGLGKGLFAIPSRALVSDRYVERRGRALGVFAAGTDVGGLLASGVAVVVLSSATWHAPFVPIAVALGLVTLLFVRWTDEPYRVERTDLELATTVRRLVASSGQRRTLVAYALFYFMVGGFITFFPTYLAGAKGFSASLASVAFAVVFAVGFGVKPLAGDLSDRFRRQDVAAAGLGVAALALVTLVFVESTVLTWVTTLVLAIGYKTQFPLADAIVMDAAPDGGMGADLGAARALFLAASAVGPAYVGIVATYAGYAVAFGSLAGCLLVAALLVWR